The following proteins come from a genomic window of Diorhabda carinulata isolate Delta chromosome X, icDioCari1.1, whole genome shotgun sequence:
- the LOC130900422 gene encoding 52 kDa repressor of the inhibitor of the protein kinase-like: MVFNCCVNGCNNYNKDAQMHIFPKDQILYDIWINAIGREDLKVKPMERVRKSYRICTIHFSAEARYVGTRNKSTLKQDAIPSLFLNASNRKEVSSAKMVKLRSKHSLSEQIGSPEVETVNISIPSTSKLICEEVLPVSSSKLITPEQNMQSQVMMCTPTKISNKFFCKINDKRYID, translated from the exons ATGGTTTTTAACTGTTGCGTTAATGGCTGTAACAATTATAACAAGGATGCCCAAATGcatatttttccaaaagatcaaata cTGTATGATATTTGGATTAATGCAATTGGCCGAGAAGACTTAAAGGTGAAGCCTATGGAAAGAGTCCGAAAGTCGTACCGTATTTGTACTATTCACTTTAGTGCAGAAGCCCGCTATGTTGGAACCAGAAATAAATCGACCTTAAAACAGGATGCAATTCCTTCTCTATTTCTTAATGCTTCTAACAGGAAAGAAG TTTCTTCTGCCAAAATGGTTAAACTACGCTCAAAGCATAGTTTATCAGAGCAAATAGGTTCACCTGAAGTAGAAACAGTTAACATCTCCATACcatcaacttcaaaattgatTTGTGAAGAAGTTTTACCAGTTTCTTCATCTAAACTTATTACACCAGAACAAAATATGCAATCCCAGGTCATGATGTGTACtccaacaaaaatttcaaataagtttttttgtaaaataaatgataaaagataTATAGAttaa